In Ctenopharyngodon idella isolate HZGC_01 chromosome 20, HZGC01, whole genome shotgun sequence, the following proteins share a genomic window:
- the vrtn gene encoding vertnin gives MIQRTEVVLSVLGELQEATESVGLDALTEVAVEVEQALASFSLPTTLCSEISSWLGIDAVAHRLYPADAPAGLLPLVCKGEGNMLFDAASVLLVGSTSLSLELQVRTVVEMLLWKRYYLCGMIDSKVMLQAVRFSLCAEESQDMLNLPIQVLEAIFDADVKASCFPGSFANMWHVYALASVLQCNIYSVYPMYNLKIRPYFNRLIRPRTWAKDSEPLTLHIMWSGDLEAGSVFKPHNFVALIHASDLKIGSPNSEQRMPTVKSLELMNQDAQLSYSNLKDKFNITKSTFYRWKRQSIEYHKKSVARYEAKHFFLTSYKQGKLIPLSQFKGLFPEIPRSTYYAWKQELVSTCSVSGGSTGELSPRDSTEQDYWSSPEVKKPSQGSFASMLAFKCEKLEGERAQNVALMQEAKKSLQNCIVANTSFPYRIFKRRFPGISRSTYYNWRREAMLFTPFKELSGSSEESSDADKTQSPRSQVSPAKFDRQKLSPRVKISRRKQRGLRLAYHQRKMLREEAKMHIRRSKMSFIKFKLKFPSVSSSFYWLWRNSLNRNTKKPIMMSETVESQSLAVSPDVFEKIKTPGMFSFDGNIDCLNGQTVSPSEFTLPEYSLPDQSSNEHMFVMDVVALANFKAQAKLFLQQRFEEKSFPTFKEFRSYFPLTPRSTYYMWKRALHHGVPLIHG, from the coding sequence ATGATTCAGAGGACGGAGGTGGTGCTCTCAGTCTTGGGGGAGCTGCAGGAGGCCACAGAGAGTGTGGGTCTTGATGCCCTCACTGAAGTTGCTGTGGAGGTGGAACAGGCTCTagcctctttctctcttcctaCGACACTCTGCTCTGAGATCTCCTCATGGCTTGGCATCGACGCGGTAGCTCACAGGCTATACCCAGCAGACGCCCCGGCGGGTTTGCTTCCTCTGGTCTGCAAAGGAGAAGGAAACATGCTGTTTGATGCAGCTAGCGTGCTTCTAGTGGGCTCTACGAGCCTGAGTCTAGAGCTGCAGGTCAGGACTGTGGTGGAGATGCTTCTCTGGAAGCGATACTACCTGTGCGGTATGATCGACTCGAAGGTGATGCTGCAGGCAGTTAGGTTTTCTCTCTGCGCCGAGGAGTCTCAGGACATGCTCAATCTGCCGATTCAGGTGCTGGAGGCCATCTTCGATGCAGACGTCAAGGCCTCCTGCTTCCCCGGCTCGTTTGCAAACATGTGGCACGTGTATGCACTGGCTTCTGTCCTGCAGTGCAACATTTATTCAGTTTATCCCATGTACAATTTAAAGATTCGGCCCTATTTCAATCGACTCATTCGCCCAAGGACATGGGCGAAAGACTCTGAGCCTTTGACCCTTCACATCATGTGGTCGGGCGACCTGGAGGCAGGCTCTGTTTTCAAACCCCACAACTTTGTAGCTTTGATTCATGCGAGCGACCTCAAAATCGGGAGTCCCAACAGCGAGCAGCGAATGCCCACAGTAAAGTCCCTGGAGCTTATGAATCAGGATGCCCAGCTGTCATACTCCAACCTCAAAGACAAGTTCAATATCACCAAGAGCACCTTTTACCGCTGGAAAAGGCAAAGCATCGAATACCACAAGAAATCGGTGGCCAGGTATGAGGCCAAACACTTTTTCCTAACATCCTACAAGCAAGGGAAGCTGATTCCTCTCAGCCAATTTAAAGGGCTTTTCCCAGAAATTCCAAGATCCACGTACTATGCGTGGAAGCAAGAGCTTGTGTCTACTTGCAGCGTCTCAGGTGGCTCCACAGGCGAGCTGAGTCCCAGAGACAGCACTGAACAGGACTACTGGTCCTCACCAGAAGTCAAGAAGCCCAGCCAAGGGAGCTTTGCTAGCATGTTGGCTTTCAAGTGCGAGAAGCTTGAAGGAGAACGGGCCCAAAATGTGGCCTTGATGCAGGAGGCAAAGAAGAGCTTGCAGAACTGTATTGTTGCGAACACCTCGTTCCCCTACAGAATTTTCAAAAGAAGGTTTCCAGGCATCTCCAGATCCACATACTACAACTGGAGGAGGGAAGCCATGCTGTTCACGCCTTTCAAAGAGCTCTCAGGTAGCAGCGAGGAAAGCTCAGATGCTGATAAAACCCAGAGTCCCAGAAGTCAAGTGTCCCCTGCTAAGTTTGACAGACAGAAACTGTCACCAAGGGTGAAGATCTCCAGACGCAAACAAAGAGGCCTGAGGCTGGCATACCACCAGAGGAAAATGTTAAGGGAAGAAGCCAAAATGCACATCCGGAGGTCAAAGATGTCCTTCATTAAATTCAAACTCAAGTTCCCTTCAGTTTCCTCCTCTTTCTATTGGCTCTGGAGAAATTCTTTGAACAGGAATACCAAGAAGCCCATCATGATGTCTGAGACGGTGGAATCCCAGAGCTTGGCTGTCTCGCCAGACGTCTTCGAAAAGATAAAAACTCCAGGAATGTTTTCTTTTGATGGGAACATTGATTGCCTGAATGGACAGACTGTTAGTCCCTCTGAATTCACACTGCCTGAATACTCTTTGCCTGACCAGTCCAGTAATGAACATATGTTTGTGATGGATGTCGTGGCACTGGCCAATTTCAAGGCCCAAGCAAAGCTGTTTTTGCAACAACGCTTTGAAGAGAAGTCCTTTCCCACATTCAAAGAGTTCCGGTCCTACTTTCCTCTTACTCCTCGTTCCACCTACTACATGTGGAAAAGGGCTCTGCATCACGGGGTACCATTAATTCATGGCTGA
- the zgc:153157 gene encoding uncharacterized protein zgc:153157, protein MRERDFMPNMERGKPATYTGDKKAKMAAKTNKKWVRLATVFAYVLSVSLAAIILAIYYSLIWKPTTASVSGRSDVLVTATIMPINTSNITTSDVPTINKMNNTSPVSLRSTQTPTYAHSTSPQGQLQWVNNKGHEGLPNIPTTETKKTDQTGTVDSVYIHEKPGRFSSAEVSYQSKSSVAGASSEPPLAHGATSSTKQNIYGGSGFGTPEIQPNIWDSASATTDQASWTSYSARPDVSSLTEHGLELMEGSSPLQEELVTKDTENAAIGV, encoded by the coding sequence ATGAGGGAACGGGACTTTATGCCAAACATGGAACGGGGCAAACCGGCTACATACACAGGAGATAAAAAAGCTAAAATGGCTGCTAAAACCAATAAAAAGTGGGTGAGACTGGCTACTGTATTCGCATATGTTTTGTCCGTGTCTTTGGCTGCTATAATACTGGCAATTTATTACAGTTTGATTTGGAAACCGACGACTGCCTCTGTGTCTGGACGGTCAGATGTGTTGGTGACGGCTACAATTATGCCCATAAACACAAGCAATATCACAACAAGTGATGTACCAACAATTAACAAGATGAATAATACATCACCTGTGAGCCTGAGATCAACACAGACTCCCACCTACGCCCACTCCACTTCTCCACAGGGACAACTGCAATGGGTTAACAACAAAGGTCATGAAGGCCTACCAAATATCCCCACAACAGAAACAAAGAAAACTGACCAAACAGGAACAGTTGACTCAGTGTACATTCACGAAAAACCAGGACGATTCAGTTCAGCAGAAGTTAGCTATCAGTCGAAAAGCAGTGTAGCAGGTGCATCAAGTGAACCTCCTTTGGCACATGGAGCCACATCTTCTACTAAACAAAACATCTATGGTGGTTCTGGGTTCGGCACCCCTGAGATTCAGCCAaacatttgggattcagcctctGCCACAACTGACCAAGCATCTTGGACAAGCTACAGTGCAAGACCTGACGTCTCATCTTTGACAGAACATGGTCTAGAATTAATGGAGGGCTCGTCACCGTTGCAAGAGGAGTTGGTTACCAAGGACACAGAGAATGCAGCAATTGGAGTGTGA